TCCTGCCGCGTCTTGAGCGTGGCATACCCCGTGGACTGGCCGTTGAGAACTTCCTGGAAGGCGTACTGGACGATCAGATCGGCCCAGTCACACGAGGCACTCGGCCCGTAGGCAATAGTTGTGCTGCCGAGGACCATCGACGCACCTTGGAAGAGATAAGTGTTGCAGATAGCCATCCGCGTGCTGGCGTCTGGGGAGTAGAGGAGTGCACCGTAGCAGCACTCCGCTGTAACGATCGCCCCCTTGGTGATGCCCTGGTCGATATCGCCGGCCTTAAGGGCTACGGGATAGTGGTAAGGATAGTCCTTGGATTGTCCGTACCATTGAGGGTCTTTGGCGGCCCCATGACAGTTAACGAAGTGGTTCACGGGAACCAGAGCTGCCTTTTCCCACGGCGATCCCTTAGGCGGAACCAAGTTGACCTTGTCGGAGCTGCCGAAGATCTGGGCCGCGTTCTTCGTGCTCGACCCCTCCCATTTTTCGGTGGAAAGGCCGAAGTATTCGGTACTTTTCTCAAGTGGAGCTGCGCTGGCGGCACCCTTGATGAGGCTGACCAGGTAGGACGAATCAGAGCTTTCCGTGATATCCGGGAGTCGGCCGACCACCCGACTGGCACTTGTGTACTTCGCAGGATCCTTACCTCCAGCAGCATAGGAGGTCTCGCACGCATACGGCAGATCACTGGGAACCCAACGATCGGTGTCGCCTTCTTTGGAATTATAAACAGGGTTTGTCAGTTCCACGTGGGGGACGACGTCGTAGCTGCCCAGGATCATCAGATAGGCAGGCTTGGAGAATGTGAACACCGCGTCGACGGCGTCCTTGTTCTGCTTATCATCCGTACTGTCCGTCACTACCGGTGCTTTATACTTGTCCATTTCTTGCTTGTTGCTCATGTCCACCACGGTGGTGGTGATGCCACGCTTCTCATCCGCCTTGATGAGATTTTCGAGCTCATTTTGCACAACCTTGAGGCCTGATTCTTTGTACTTTTTCAGCAGGACGGAGTTATTGGTGACAACCAACTTGACTACATTGCCCATGACACAATCCTTATCTTAGTAGGGTCGGAGACTGGCGCGGTGGCATAACGCTCCGTTTCCAGTCCCCGCCGCATCAAACCGTGCATGCGGTTCTCCCGCACACGGCTTTCCGACATCGTTCACCGACTGGCATGCACCGTCGCCCTGCGCACGGTCCCGGTCAAGCGGTAGACCCCGAGCCGGGTGACCCACCCATAAGTGAAGCGGGTGGTCCAGTTCCGGCCCCTGAGGCCATGTTTGCGGCTGGCGAGGATCGCCAACCGCTCGTGGACGTAGCCATCGACAGCGTTGAACTTCCGCCCGGAGTTCCCGTTACGGAAATA
The sequence above is a segment of the Saccharopolyspora phatthalungensis genome. Coding sequences within it:
- a CDS encoding C25 family cysteine peptidase; its protein translation is MGNVVKLVVTNNSVLLKKYKESGLKVVQNELENLIKADEKRGITTTVVDMSNKQEMDKYKAPVVTDSTDDKQNKDAVDAVFTFSKPAYLMILGSYDVVPHVELTNPVYNSKEGDTDRWVPSDLPYACETSYAAGGKDPAKYTSASRVVGRLPDITESSDSSYLVSLIKGAASAAPLEKSTEYFGLSTEKWEGSSTKNAAQIFGSSDKVNLVPPKGSPWEKAALVPVNHFVNCHGAAKDPQWYGQSKDYPYHYPVALKAGDIDQGITKGAIVTAECCYGALLYSPDASTRMAICNTYLFQGASMVLGSTTIAYGPSASCDWADLIVQYAFQEVLNGQSTGYATLKTRQDYVKNKPHLDGIDLKTLAQFILLGDPSLKPVKPPQKVAEADMHAAVTERRREAQLIATTLEQSVSVPVPIPDSERSSELEARLREIGENHGLSSLTISSFAGVWTGDRDVLEAVGQPPRIHLLHGQRDPDAPVHTGVIVIVREQEGTVVSVDEAEAR